One stretch of Molothrus aeneus isolate 106 chromosome 2, BPBGC_Maene_1.0, whole genome shotgun sequence DNA includes these proteins:
- the LOC136570444 gene encoding gap junction beta-2 protein-like, whose translation MDWGTLQGVLGGVNKHSTSIGKIWLTVLFIFRIMILVVAAERVWGDEQQDFVCNTLQPGCRNVCYDHFFPISHIRLWALQLIFVSTPALLVAMHVAYTRHEKKRRLRNGEKIDIEEIKNQRIHIRGPLWWTYTSSIFFRIVFEAVFMYVFYYMYDGYQMPRLVKCDAWPCPNTVDCFVSRPTEKTTFTIFMLAVSGICMMLNLAELCYLVIKVCTKESRKAVVLK comes from the coding sequence ATGGACTGGGGAACTCTGCAGGGTGTTTTGGGAGGTGTAAATAAGCACTCCACCAGTATCGGGAAGATATGGCTCACAGTCCTCTTCATCTTCCGTATCATGATCCTGGTTGTGGCTGCAGAGAGAGTCTGGGGAGATGAACAACAAGATTTTGTCTGCAACACACTtcagcctggctgcagaaatGTTTGCTATGAtcactttttccccatctctcaCATCAGACTCTGGGCCCTGCAGCTGATCTTTGTCTCCACACCTGCGCTGCTGGTGGCCATGCATGTGGCTTACACCAGGCATGAGAAGAAAAGGCGGTTAAGAAACGGTGAGAAAATTGATATTGAAGAGATAAAAAATCAAAGGATTCACATTCGGGGCCCCTTGTGGTGGACATACACCAGCAGCATCTTCTTCAGGATCGTCTTTGAGGCTGTCTTCATGTACGTGTTCTATTACATGTACGATGGGTACCAGATGCCCCGCCTGGTGAAGTGCGATGCTTGGCCCTGCCCCAACACTGTGGATTGTTTTGTGTCTCGGCCCACTGAGAAAACCACATTTACTATATTCATGCTTGCTGTATCTGGGATTTGCATGATGTTGAATCTGGCTGAGTTGTGCTACCTAGTGATAAAAGTTTGCACAAAAGAATCCAGGAAAGCAGTAGTTTTGAAATAA